One Candidatus Zixiibacteriota bacterium DNA segment encodes these proteins:
- the menH gene encoding 2-succinyl-6-hydroxy-2,4-cyclohexadiene-1-carboxylate synthase: MNLKHITVGASSLPAVILLHGFLGSGADWMAIAARLSDHFFCVMPDLPGHGRSMSPDAEQYTFESTARSIVAVADMQGLQKPALLGYSMGGRIALYTALQNPGLFSGLILESSSPGLKSDEERQQRIKEDDKRALRLKEIGVAAFVEEWYRMPLFDRMRKNDKQYSKFMARRQQLDTDGIALSLRGAGTGTQVPLWSRLRELSIPVLLVVGAEDSKFRDINREMTVSLRNCRLEEVPNAGHNVHFERQVLFGDLIREFIAKSVSVPRR, from the coding sequence ATGAATCTGAAACACATAACAGTAGGAGCTTCATCGCTCCCAGCGGTAATACTCCTGCACGGCTTTCTCGGCAGTGGTGCCGATTGGATGGCAATAGCGGCACGGTTGTCGGACCACTTCTTCTGCGTGATGCCGGATCTTCCCGGCCATGGAAGGAGCATGTCTCCAGATGCCGAACAATACACATTCGAATCGACAGCACGATCGATTGTCGCGGTTGCTGATATGCAGGGCCTGCAGAAGCCGGCTCTTCTCGGTTACTCGATGGGTGGGAGAATAGCGCTCTACACCGCTCTTCAAAACCCGGGGTTGTTCTCAGGGCTCATTCTCGAAAGCTCCAGCCCGGGACTGAAATCTGATGAGGAGAGGCAGCAGCGCATCAAGGAGGATGATAAGAGAGCATTAAGACTGAAAGAGATCGGGGTCGCTGCATTTGTTGAGGAATGGTACCGTATGCCGCTCTTTGACAGAATGAGAAAGAACGACAAACAGTACAGCAAATTCATGGCACGAAGGCAGCAGTTAGACACAGATGGAATTGCTTTGTCACTTCGTGGAGCAGGAACCGGTACACAGGTCCCACTCTGGAGTAGACTCCGTGAACTGTCGATTCCTGTTTTGCTTGTAGTTGGGGCAGAGGACAGTAAATTTAGAGACATAAATCGAGAAATGACGGTATCGCTCAGGAATTGTCGGTTGGAAGAAGTGCCGAACGCGGGCCACAATGTTCATTTCGAGCGACAGGTGCTTTTCGGTGATCTTATTCGCGAATTCATAGCAAAATCAGTGTCTGTACCGAGGAGATAG
- the menB gene encoding 1,4-dihydroxy-2-naphthoyl-CoA synthase, which yields MSNVKWETAIQFEDIRYEKGEGIAKVTINRPEVRNAFRPKTVNEMIAAFMDAREDADIGVVILTGEGKEAFCSGGDQKIRGEAGYKDGEGVQRLNVLDLQRLIRTLPKPVIAMVAGYAIGGGHVLHLMCDLTIAADNARFGQTGPKVGSFDGGYGSSYMARIVGQKKAREIWFLCRQYDAKQALDMGLVNHVVPYERLEEETIAWCREILANSPMAIRCLKAALNADCDGQAGLQELAGNTTMLFYMSEEGQEGRNAFVEKRKPDFSKFRRHP from the coding sequence ATGTCAAATGTCAAATGGGAAACGGCTATTCAGTTTGAGGATATCAGGTATGAGAAAGGGGAGGGCATAGCCAAGGTCACGATCAATCGGCCTGAAGTCAGAAATGCATTCAGACCGAAGACTGTCAATGAAATGATAGCCGCATTCATGGATGCCAGGGAGGACGCTGACATCGGCGTTGTTATTCTGACTGGCGAAGGTAAGGAGGCTTTCTGCTCCGGCGGTGATCAGAAAATACGGGGAGAGGCCGGTTACAAAGACGGTGAGGGAGTGCAACGCCTCAACGTGCTCGATCTGCAACGTCTGATACGCACACTTCCCAAGCCTGTGATCGCAATGGTGGCAGGATATGCCATCGGCGGCGGACATGTGTTGCATCTCATGTGTGACCTGACTATCGCAGCCGACAATGCACGGTTTGGTCAGACCGGACCGAAGGTCGGATCGTTTGACGGCGGCTATGGCTCAAGTTACATGGCTCGAATTGTCGGCCAGAAGAAAGCGCGGGAAATTTGGTTCCTGTGTCGTCAGTACGACGCAAAACAGGCGCTCGACATGGGACTTGTCAATCATGTCGTGCCATACGAACGCCTGGAGGAAGAGACCATCGCCTGGTGCCGTGAGATTCTTGCCAATAGTCCGATGGCAATACGATGCCTGAAGGCAGCTCTAAATGCCGACTGTGATGGTCAGGCGGGTCTGCAGGAATTGGCGGGCAATACGACGATGCTGTTTTACATGTCTGAGGAAGGTCAGGAGGGGCGCAACGCTTTCGTCGAAAAGAGAAAGCCAGATTTCTCCAAGTTCAGGAGACATCCATAA
- a CDS encoding 1,4-dihydroxy-2-naphthoate polyprenyltransferase, protein MTAETDLSKPRIWLLAARPKTLWAGIVPVVIGGAIAYDTGVFHTLSFVFAFIGSVLIQVGTNFANDLFDYLKKVDDSERIGPLRVTQAGLVSPKKMKFATMAMFTLAFLIGIYLVWRGGIPIVIIGLSSILFGILYTAGPYPLGYHGLGDVFVLIFYGPVAVCGTYYVVTLDYNATVLLAGLPPGMLSAAILTVNNLRDYDTDSRTGKKTLAVRFGRSFARVEYILFLVVAALFPLIISLCDGTHPYSILTALILIPGASVVKAVLTESSGEVLNGTLAKTGGLLALYGLLFSVGWML, encoded by the coding sequence ATGACAGCCGAAACAGATCTTAGCAAGCCACGAATCTGGCTTCTCGCAGCCCGTCCGAAGACATTGTGGGCTGGAATCGTGCCGGTCGTGATCGGGGGTGCGATTGCCTACGATACCGGCGTCTTCCATACTCTCTCATTTGTCTTCGCTTTCATAGGGTCCGTTCTCATTCAAGTAGGTACGAACTTCGCCAACGACCTGTTCGACTACTTGAAAAAAGTCGATGACAGCGAGAGGATAGGTCCGTTGCGTGTCACACAGGCGGGTCTGGTATCTCCGAAGAAGATGAAGTTCGCGACAATGGCCATGTTCACTCTCGCATTTCTAATCGGCATCTATCTCGTCTGGCGAGGCGGAATACCGATTGTGATAATCGGACTGTCGTCGATACTTTTCGGGATACTATACACAGCCGGCCCATATCCTCTCGGCTATCACGGCCTCGGAGATGTTTTCGTGTTGATTTTCTACGGACCGGTCGCAGTCTGTGGTACGTATTATGTCGTCACGCTTGATTACAACGCGACTGTTCTGCTTGCGGGCTTGCCTCCCGGCATGCTATCAGCGGCGATTCTGACCGTTAACAACCTGCGTGATTACGACACCGACAGCAGGACAGGCAAGAAAACTCTGGCCGTCAGATTCGGCAGGTCGTTCGCCAGGGTCGAGTACATTCTGTTTCTGGTCGTAGCTGCACTCTTTCCATTGATTATAAGCCTCTGCGATGGAACACATCCATACTCAATTCTGACCGCCCTGATTCTGATCCCCGGTGCATCTGTGGTGAAGGCGGTTCTCACTGAATCATCCGGCGAAGTTCTCAACGGCACACTCGCGAAAACAGGGGGACTGCTTGCCCTGTATGGACTGCTGTTCTCGGTTGGATGGATGTTGTGA
- the menC gene encoding o-succinylbenzoate synthase, giving the protein MKFHFHLRPYEVPFKQEFLTSRTATVLRRGLFVIAESEDGIRGAGEIAPLEHFSDESLETAKAAAEALSRRLDNTDVPRDISRLTSFLEECVDGSLPPSVIFGFETAVSDAISRSKGMPLAQLVDPGFTRQVPVNAVMSGYTDSIDRHNLAGFTAVKIKVGAASVDEDILRIQAARDALGGDVSIRIDANRAWDFESAAFALSQMRDLRIEYVEEPLQESELSRFDELFSGCAVPIALDETVRDRDMFQRLIKLDAVTTVVIKPTVLGGIARSRELIDHAHKFGKKAVVTSTLETGIGIAACLHLAASLGERVLPCGFDTLRYLTDSLIEESLIISDGRMAIPEAPGLGVTLRPGPAQ; this is encoded by the coding sequence ATGAAGTTTCATTTCCATCTGAGGCCGTACGAAGTCCCGTTCAAACAGGAGTTCCTGACCTCCAGAACAGCCACTGTTCTTCGTCGGGGACTATTTGTGATTGCCGAATCCGAAGATGGCATTCGAGGTGCGGGGGAGATCGCTCCGCTCGAGCATTTCAGCGACGAAAGTCTTGAAACAGCGAAGGCTGCTGCGGAGGCGTTGAGCCGCCGACTAGACAATACAGACGTGCCGCGCGATATATCGCGACTGACATCATTTCTCGAAGAATGCGTTGATGGCAGTCTTCCTCCATCAGTGATATTTGGCTTCGAGACTGCAGTCTCGGATGCGATCTCAAGATCGAAAGGCATGCCGCTTGCACAACTTGTCGATCCGGGCTTCACTCGACAGGTGCCGGTGAATGCGGTGATGTCAGGATATACAGATTCCATTGACCGTCACAATTTGGCGGGCTTCACGGCTGTTAAGATCAAAGTTGGTGCAGCATCGGTAGATGAAGATATACTGAGGATCCAAGCTGCGCGCGATGCCCTCGGTGGTGACGTATCAATCCGCATCGATGCGAACCGGGCGTGGGACTTCGAGAGCGCAGCATTTGCATTATCCCAGATGCGAGACTTGCGAATCGAGTATGTTGAGGAGCCTCTGCAGGAGTCTGAACTGTCGCGATTCGATGAGCTTTTCTCCGGATGTGCAGTGCCGATTGCGCTCGATGAGACTGTTCGAGACAGAGACATGTTCCAGCGCCTGATCAAGTTGGATGCTGTCACGACCGTCGTTATCAAGCCGACAGTGCTTGGCGGTATCGCGCGATCGCGCGAGCTGATCGATCATGCCCACAAATTCGGTAAGAAAGCTGTCGTTACATCGACACTGGAGACCGGAATCGGCATAGCAGCATGTCTACATCTGGCTGCGTCACTCGGCGAAAGAGTACTCCCGTGCGGGTTCGACACGCTGAGGTACCTGACAGATAGCCTCATTGAGGAGTCTCTGATTATTTCTGATGGCAGAATGGCAATACCAGAGGCGCCGGGACTCGGTGTCACACTTCGACCGGGACCAGCCCAATGA
- the menE gene encoding o-succinylbenzoate--CoA ligase — protein sequence MTKEGIVCPVHKLAESSPDSLALVNENASLSYGELEERIHRCAIGLHDLGIETGDRIAVIAQNSVEYAILIFAAYRIGATLAPINTRLDPRSWEDCIMKLTPSALVIDRERIAFADDIGMRYLLMEDVGGGIGSEPYSADSFSVLHEVSTEHEASIVFTSGSSGDPKGVILTLGNHFCNALASNENIKLTHQDCWLAALPFCHVGGMSILFRTALDGCSAYVADSFAPDVVNRLIDRGQLTHLSLVPTMLDSLLASRKMRKFPDSLRAILLGGAAVSERLIETIRELNLPVLPTYGLTEAASQLCTLSPESPPEKLSSSGSPLENTELKIVDDEDETVESGMNGEICIRGKKVFKSYLGRDRSEVFDKDGWFRTGDIGWLDDDSYLHVVGRRDDMFISGGENIHPAQIEKAALAFPGVTECAVIGVEDRKWGARPVLFVCHDDSGSEMNGLHEHLNANLPDMFIPKAIIELDQLPRTSIGKIDRKQLHTLWRHNENT from the coding sequence ATGACCAAAGAGGGGATCGTTTGTCCCGTTCATAAACTCGCCGAGAGCAGCCCTGACTCTCTCGCATTGGTGAATGAGAATGCTAGTCTCAGCTACGGCGAACTTGAAGAGCGCATTCATAGATGCGCAATCGGACTGCACGATCTCGGCATCGAGACGGGAGATAGGATCGCGGTCATCGCTCAGAACTCGGTCGAATACGCAATCCTGATTTTCGCAGCGTACCGTATTGGAGCTACTCTTGCTCCAATCAATACACGGCTCGATCCTCGCAGTTGGGAAGATTGCATCATGAAACTCACGCCAAGCGCTCTTGTGATTGACCGCGAGCGGATTGCCTTTGCGGATGACATAGGCATGAGATACTTGCTTATGGAGGATGTAGGAGGGGGGATAGGCAGCGAGCCATATTCGGCAGATTCGTTTTCGGTGTTGCATGAAGTGTCGACAGAACATGAAGCATCTATTGTCTTCACCTCCGGAAGCTCCGGTGATCCGAAGGGAGTGATTCTCACACTTGGCAATCACTTCTGCAATGCGCTCGCATCGAATGAAAACATCAAGCTCACACATCAAGACTGCTGGCTTGCAGCCTTGCCGTTCTGTCATGTCGGAGGCATGTCTATCCTTTTCAGGACCGCGCTTGACGGATGCTCTGCATATGTTGCAGATAGCTTTGCTCCGGATGTGGTCAATCGGCTCATAGATCGCGGTCAACTGACACATCTATCACTTGTTCCGACGATGCTCGATTCACTTCTTGCTTCAAGGAAAATGAGAAAATTCCCCGACAGCCTCAGAGCGATCCTCCTTGGTGGTGCAGCGGTATCGGAACGGTTGATCGAAACGATAAGAGAACTCAATTTGCCGGTGCTGCCAACGTATGGATTGACCGAAGCGGCATCGCAGCTTTGCACTCTCTCCCCGGAGAGCCCCCCAGAGAAGCTATCTTCATCCGGATCGCCTCTGGAAAATACCGAACTCAAGATCGTCGATGATGAAGACGAGACGGTAGAATCGGGGATGAACGGAGAGATTTGTATAAGAGGGAAGAAGGTTTTCAAAAGTTATCTCGGCAGGGATCGATCTGAGGTGTTCGACAAGGACGGCTGGTTCCGCACCGGTGACATCGGCTGGCTCGATGATGATTCTTATCTGCATGTTGTTGGACGCAGGGATGACATGTTCATATCGGGCGGTGAGAATATTCACCCTGCGCAGATAGAGAAGGCAGCACTCGCTTTTCCCGGAGTCACAGAATGTGCGGTTATCGGCGTCGAAGATAGAAAGTGGGGAGCGAGACCTGTGCTATTTGTATGTCATGACGATTCAGGCTCTGAAATGAATGGACTACATGAACATCTAAATGCGAATTTGCCGGATATGTTCATCCCAAAAGCGATAATCGAACTCGATCAACTTCCACGAACTTCAATCGGAAAAATAGACAGGAAACAACTCCACACTCTCTGGCGCCATAACGAGAACACTTAG
- a CDS encoding acyl-CoA thioesterase encodes MAIFRNRITVRLQDTDAAGILFFANQFVYAHETYEKLMEDIGVSFAHIFEHESFLIPLVHAEADYNEKLRVGQPLEVELTVENIGTTSFALAYVLKSEDDSVVGTCRTVHVTAGKSDLKKIPLPDRLREGLERYRNA; translated from the coding sequence GTGGCAATTTTCAGAAACAGAATCACAGTTCGTCTTCAGGATACCGATGCTGCCGGTATTCTCTTCTTTGCAAACCAATTCGTCTATGCACACGAGACATATGAGAAGCTGATGGAAGATATCGGAGTCAGCTTTGCCCACATATTCGAGCACGAATCCTTCCTAATCCCGCTCGTTCATGCCGAGGCTGATTACAATGAGAAACTTCGCGTCGGGCAGCCTCTGGAGGTTGAACTCACGGTCGAGAATATCGGCACCACATCATTTGCTCTGGCGTACGTCCTGAAATCAGAAGATGACAGCGTGGTCGGAACATGCAGGACGGTACATGTGACCGCCGGCAAATCTGACCTCAAGAAGATCCCGCTTCCGGACAGGTTGCGGGAAGGTCTGGAAAGATACCGCAATGCATAA
- the aroC gene encoding chorismate synthase: MEIADLVGSELVIRFKSANTFGEIIRVTTFGESHGPAIGAVLDGVRPGIEITAADIQSELDRRRPGQSTVTTPRRESDQVHILSGVFKGLTTGAPIAMVIYNRDQDPSKYESLRDIFRPGHADFTFYKKYGLRDYRGGGRSSGRETAGRVACGAIAKKQLAEKGIRVVAHSVEIAGVKAQAYDLDAIEKNIVRCADPVAAKKMEEAILKVKESNDSVGGIAQLEIHGVPAGLGDPVFFKLDARLTYAIMTIGATKGVEVGRGFELARLRGSESNDPMTDGGFVSNNAGGITGGISTGQPITLRVAVKPTSSIAQPQKTIDLSGQNREIEVHGRHDPCIMPRIIPVIENMAALVILDAWEIQSRLRPEWDRA, from the coding sequence ATGGAAATCGCAGATCTGGTCGGCAGCGAGCTTGTGATCAGATTCAAGTCGGCGAATACGTTCGGAGAGATCATTCGTGTAACTACTTTCGGAGAGAGCCACGGTCCGGCAATTGGAGCTGTGCTCGATGGTGTCAGGCCCGGCATCGAAATCACTGCCGCTGACATTCAGTCCGAGCTTGATCGTCGCCGTCCGGGGCAGAGCACTGTTACTACTCCGCGAAGAGAATCGGATCAGGTGCACATCTTGTCTGGTGTGTTCAAAGGTCTGACCACCGGAGCGCCGATTGCAATGGTGATTTACAATCGCGATCAGGACCCGTCCAAGTATGAAAGCCTGCGCGACATCTTCAGGCCGGGGCACGCTGATTTTACATTCTACAAGAAATACGGACTGCGAGATTATCGCGGCGGAGGGAGATCATCGGGGCGCGAGACCGCCGGAAGGGTCGCGTGCGGAGCGATCGCAAAGAAGCAGCTTGCAGAGAAGGGCATACGCGTCGTTGCACACTCGGTTGAAATTGCCGGTGTGAAGGCTCAGGCATATGATTTGGATGCAATTGAAAAGAACATAGTTCGCTGCGCCGATCCTGTCGCCGCCAAGAAGATGGAAGAAGCGATCCTCAAGGTGAAAGAGTCCAACGACTCGGTCGGTGGCATAGCACAGCTTGAAATCCATGGCGTACCTGCAGGGCTCGGCGATCCGGTATTCTTCAAGCTCGACGCCCGACTGACGTATGCGATCATGACTATCGGCGCAACAAAAGGTGTCGAGGTGGGCAGAGGATTTGAGCTGGCTCGTTTGCGCGGAAGCGAATCAAATGATCCGATGACAGATGGCGGATTCGTGAGCAATAATGCCGGAGGAATCACGGGCGGCATTTCTACCGGCCAGCCAATAACTCTGCGAGTAGCTGTCAAACCGACTTCTTCGATAGCGCAACCTCAGAAGACTATTGATCTCAGCGGGCAAAACCGCGAAATTGAGGTGCATGGGCGTCACGATCCATGCATCATGCCCCGGATTATACCGGTGATCGAGAATATGGCGGCACTTGTCATTCTCGATGCATGGGAGATTCAGTCGCGGCTGCGACCGGAGTGGGATAGAGCTTAG
- a CDS encoding helix-turn-helix transcriptional regulator: MGVEHAKLRNHIKQHRARLDLTQQALADIVGVSRQTIISTEKGQYVPSTLLAFRIARALGMSVEELFELEVES, encoded by the coding sequence ATGGGTGTTGAGCACGCGAAGCTAAGAAACCACATTAAGCAGCACAGGGCGCGGCTCGATCTGACGCAGCAGGCTCTTGCTGACATAGTCGGCGTCAGCCGTCAGACGATCATTTCGACGGAGAAAGGGCAATATGTGCCGTCAACGCTCCTAGCGTTTCGCATTGCGAGAGCTCTCGGAATGAGCGTAGAAGAACTGTTCGAGCTGGAGGTAGAGTCATGA
- a CDS encoding SDR family oxidoreductase, whose protein sequence is MTELVKETAARTRDQQARSQMYPELKGRHALVTGASRGFGRAIALRLAQEGVNVVVNYRRSMSEAESVVDDIKTIGTKSFSHRADVGKEESLAKMFDEIKSQFGQLDILVANAAWGVPGNLMDTKSRHWDVTLSASARSLLDMTKLAVPLMNGWGRIISITSDGGQKVLPGYGVVGPAKAALESVTRGLAFELGRKGIVVNGILAGLADTKSFRSIPGSEKVIEHAAFHTPTGRIVEPEDVANVAAFLASNQASMICGHFVVVDGGRNIVG, encoded by the coding sequence ATGACTGAACTTGTGAAAGAAACTGCTGCAAGAACGAGAGATCAACAAGCGAGGAGCCAGATGTACCCTGAACTGAAGGGACGACATGCGCTCGTGACTGGAGCATCGCGCGGGTTTGGCCGAGCAATAGCTCTCAGGCTTGCGCAGGAGGGCGTCAATGTGGTGGTCAACTACCGCAGGAGCATGTCTGAGGCCGAGTCTGTTGTCGATGATATCAAGACCATCGGTACTAAATCGTTCTCACACCGCGCTGATGTAGGCAAAGAAGAGAGTTTGGCCAAGATGTTCGACGAGATCAAGTCGCAATTCGGTCAGCTCGACATCCTTGTAGCCAATGCCGCCTGGGGCGTACCGGGCAACCTTATGGACACTAAATCCCGCCACTGGGATGTCACTCTTTCGGCATCTGCTCGATCACTTCTCGACATGACTAAGCTCGCAGTCCCGCTGATGAACGGCTGGGGGAGAATAATCAGTATCACCAGTGATGGCGGGCAGAAAGTGCTCCCCGGTTACGGCGTTGTCGGTCCGGCGAAAGCGGCGCTTGAGTCTGTCACTCGAGGGCTGGCGTTCGAACTGGGTCGAAAAGGAATCGTAGTCAACGGAATCCTGGCCGGTCTCGCTGACACCAAGTCATTCCGCTCTATACCGGGGTCCGAGAAAGTTATAGAGCATGCGGCTTTCCACACTCCTACCGGCAGGATAGTCGAGCCGGAAGATGTCGCCAATGTGGCAGCGTTCCTTGCATCGAATCAAGCCAGTATGATTTGCGGTCACTTCGTCGTTGTCGATGGTGGCCGGAATATTGTTGGATAG
- a CDS encoding cation:proton antiporter, giving the protein MRVDELLSVGGIILIGLIGGKLSHRFKIPRVTGYMLVGLLFGPSVLGLISSETLRDIRMVNDLALGMILFAIGGEIEWSHIRAMGRRIIFIALAESFGAFVLVFSATVLITNDFGLAILLGSISMATAPGVTLLVIREYSSRGPLTESLLAVVAINNVLSLVVFRFFFSFYSLAQGDPVSTVAFDLFKELIISVTIGAAIAGVITLWEKKIDDLSELLLVIVGGLIVGIGLARSIGISPLLVCLIIGAVTNNLSVMHKLVYPELRQTEMPFYIAFFVLSGASLELHMMSSLGLLGVAYLVARPLGKFIGSYFAASRTQEPPQVTKNLGMALLPQAGVAIGLAYTISQTHPDIGQVITAVILSSVIVYEGIGPFLTRLALARANEIHLQE; this is encoded by the coding sequence ATGCGTGTTGACGAACTCCTCAGTGTTGGCGGAATAATTCTAATCGGTTTGATAGGCGGCAAACTCTCGCACCGCTTCAAAATCCCGAGGGTCACCGGCTACATGCTTGTCGGCCTGCTATTTGGACCCTCCGTACTCGGTCTGATATCATCAGAAACACTCAGAGACATCCGCATGGTGAATGATCTCGCGCTTGGAATGATACTCTTCGCCATAGGTGGCGAAATCGAATGGAGCCACATCCGCGCAATGGGCAGGAGGATTATCTTCATTGCTCTGGCCGAGAGTTTCGGCGCATTTGTGCTGGTATTCTCCGCCACAGTTCTGATAACAAACGATTTCGGCCTTGCGATACTCCTCGGATCGATCAGCATGGCAACCGCACCCGGCGTCACTCTCCTGGTCATCAGGGAGTACTCTTCGAGAGGACCACTCACCGAATCGCTCCTGGCTGTGGTAGCGATCAACAATGTTCTAAGCCTGGTTGTGTTCCGGTTCTTCTTCTCGTTCTATTCGCTTGCTCAAGGAGATCCCGTCAGCACAGTCGCCTTTGATCTGTTCAAAGAGCTCATAATATCGGTCACAATTGGTGCAGCTATCGCTGGAGTCATCACGCTGTGGGAGAAGAAAATCGATGACCTCTCTGAGCTGCTGCTGGTAATCGTCGGCGGACTGATTGTCGGGATCGGTCTCGCGAGAAGTATCGGGATTTCGCCGCTGCTGGTCTGCCTGATAATCGGCGCAGTTACCAACAATCTATCCGTTATGCACAAGCTTGTCTACCCCGAGCTCCGCCAGACAGAAATGCCATTTTACATAGCGTTTTTCGTGCTCTCGGGAGCAAGTCTCGAGTTACACATGATGTCCAGTCTCGGGTTGCTCGGAGTTGCATATCTTGTGGCGAGGCCTCTCGGGAAATTCATAGGATCATATTTTGCGGCATCGAGAACGCAGGAGCCACCACAGGTAACAAAGAACCTCGGCATGGCTCTCCTGCCGCAAGCGGGGGTTGCTATCGGGCTGGCCTACACAATTTCGCAGACCCACCCCGATATTGGACAGGTTATTACCGCGGTTATTTTGTCATCAGTGATAGTATACGAGGGGATCGGCCCCTTCCTGACAAGATTGGCTCTCGCAAGAGCCAACGAGATTCACTTGCAGGAATAG
- a CDS encoding ferredoxin--NADP reductase — translation MPEIELNAKLIEKTEIAPGLMILRIAPVGWSLSEFFPGQYAMLGLPASAPRCPDSDPEQTDNGPDMFFQRSYSITSTPDNLEYVEFYVTLVKSGAFSPRLFALNVGDKLRMSKNFSGLFTLLRVPEESNLIFLATGTGLSPCLSMIRSETGTASKRRIALIHSARRSSELGFSSELAELEKRRYNFTYIKSISRPHEEAEPWKGNTGYVQDLWSKSLIEKAWGFPPTPDNTHVFVSGNPAMCDSMTDILLAEGYKEQTFKEPGELHLERFW, via the coding sequence ATGCCGGAAATTGAGTTGAACGCAAAATTGATTGAAAAAACCGAGATAGCTCCGGGCCTGATGATACTACGGATAGCTCCGGTTGGATGGAGCCTGTCCGAATTCTTTCCCGGTCAGTACGCTATGCTCGGCCTTCCAGCATCCGCCCCCCGCTGCCCCGATTCCGACCCCGAACAAACCGATAACGGGCCTGATATGTTCTTTCAGCGATCCTATTCGATAACGTCGACCCCTGACAATCTTGAGTACGTGGAGTTTTATGTTACCCTTGTCAAATCGGGCGCATTCTCCCCACGGCTTTTCGCCCTGAATGTCGGGGACAAACTCCGGATGTCGAAAAACTTCTCCGGTCTCTTTACACTGCTGAGGGTTCCCGAAGAATCAAACCTGATCTTTCTTGCCACCGGCACAGGCCTATCGCCCTGCCTTAGCATGATCAGGTCGGAGACCGGCACCGCCTCAAAGCGCAGGATAGCTCTTATCCATAGTGCCAGACGCAGCTCCGAACTCGGTTTCAGTTCTGAGCTCGCAGAATTGGAGAAACGCCGATACAATTTCACGTACATCAAATCTATCAGCCGCCCGCACGAAGAGGCCGAGCCGTGGAAAGGCAACACCGGGTATGTCCAGGATCTATGGAGCAAAAGCCTGATCGAAAAAGCTTGGGGTTTCCCTCCAACCCCAGACAATACACATGTATTCGTTTCCGGAAACCCCGCCATGTGCGATTCGATGACCGATATCCTGCTTGCTGAAGGATACAAAGAACAGACCTTTAAAGAACCGGGCGAGCTTCACTTGGAGCGCTTCTGGTAG
- the rpmE gene encoding 50S ribosomal protein L31, whose protein sequence is MKEKIHPKYHKAMVTCACGNAFETRSTVKELKVEICSSCHPFFTGKQKLIDTAGRVERYRRKYNLADKSKASEEKEASK, encoded by the coding sequence GTGAAAGAGAAAATTCATCCGAAGTATCATAAGGCCATGGTTACCTGCGCTTGCGGCAATGCATTCGAAACTCGTTCTACGGTTAAGGAACTCAAGGTAGAGATTTGCTCTTCCTGCCATCCATTCTTTACTGGAAAGCAGAAGCTGATTGACACGGCAGGACGTGTCGAGCGCTATAGACGCAAGTATAATCTGGCCGATAAGTCGAAGGCTTCTGAAGAAAAAGAAGCTTCCAAGTAG